In one Nicotiana sylvestris chromosome 8, ASM39365v2, whole genome shotgun sequence genomic region, the following are encoded:
- the LOC104232030 gene encoding UDP-galactose/UDP-glucose transporter 2-like, translated as MKNEDQARFLFGISLTDRPKWQQFLICSSGFFFGYLVNGLCEEYVYNRLGFSYGWYFTFVQGFVYLFLIRLQGFTTKQMVNPWKTYVKLSAVLMGSHGLTKGSLAYLNYPAQIMFKSTKVLPVMVMGAFMPGWRRKYSVQEYVSAVLLVGGLILFTLADANTSPNFSIIGVIMITGALVMDSFLGNYQEAIFTVNPDTSQMEMLYCSTVVGAPFLLVPMILTGELFAAWKSCYEHPYVYGVLIFEAMATFIGQISVLSLIAIFGAATTAMVTTARKAVTLLLSYLIFTKPLTEQHCSGLLLMSMGIVSRLLPDSKPPSQAVKSDTTTRRNHHKEANLSSQNSPDEEKRPLV; from the exons ATGAAGAATGAGGATCAAGCGAGGTTTTTGTTTGGAATTTCACTAACTGATAGACCCAAATGGCAACAATTCCTCATTTGCTCTTCTGGGTTTTTCTTTGGTTATCTCGTCAATGGCTTGTGCGAG GAGTATGTATATAATCGACTGGGATTCAG CTATGGGTGGTATTTTACCTTTGTACAAGGTTTTGTATATCTATTTCTCATACGTTTGCAGGGTTTCACCACTAAGCAAATGGTGAACCCGTGGAAAACTTATGTGAAGCTTTCTGCTGTACTCATGGGTTCTCACGGATTAACAAAAGGCTCCTTGGCTTATTTAAACTATCCGGCACAAATCATGTTCAAATCCACTAAG GTACTACCGGTAATGGTAATGGGTGCCTTTATGCCTGGTTGGAGAAGAAAATACTCAGTTCAAGAATATGTATCGGCCGTGCTTTTAGTTGGGGGCCTAATACTTTTCACTTTAGCAGATGCCAATACTTCACCAAACTTCAGTATCATTGGTGTAATTATGATAACTGGTGCTTTGGTGATGGACTCTTTTCTGGGTAATTATCAAGAAGCAATTTTTACCGTGAATCCTGACACTTCTCAG ATGGAGATGCTATACTGCTCAACAGTTGTCGGTGCACCTTTTCTACTTGTGCCCATGATACTAACAGGGGAACTCTTTGCTGCATGGAAATCCTGTTATGAG CATCCATATGTTTACGGTGTGCTTATATTCGAAGCAATGGCCACGTTCATTGGTCAAATTTCAGTTTTATCACTCATTGCTATTTTTGGGGCTGCAACTACTGCTATG GTAACCACAGCAAGAAAGGCAGTGACATTGTTGTTGTCTTACTTGATCTTTACTAAGCCACTGACAGAACAACATTGCTCCGGATTGCTGTTAATGTCAATGGGAATTGTTTCGCGGCTATTGCCTGACAGTAAACCTCCCTCACAAGCTGTGAAATCCGATACCACAACTAGGCGAAATCATCACAAAGAAGCAAACTTATCATCACAAAATAGTCCAGATGAAGAAAAGAGGCCATTAGTATGA
- the LOC138876311 gene encoding serine/threonine-protein phosphatase 7 long form homolog, whose product MEFPPPAHPGPTEDQLLVLQGNHRSSFVWEGQLSMQPLRPRRPDDLWEFIGEHPFHARVVARLQVTGFYMIFELGRMQLDWSLITALVERWRPETHTFHLPTGEATITLEDVQVLYGLRVDGQAVALPQYIRSMTRAQFLDMMGHFTGYRPQGDAGGSRVALSVIKDHMAFLHPDITGETEDLHIERYTRLALLLLFGCVLFPNTSGSKVSMLFLHHLQQLDGLPQYSWGVAVLAYLYRSMCRASMGPAVDIYGFLPLLQRIMPLQPPLPPLAPGEAYPFLLLASRWILRCGNYRGTDAHHNLPLIRDVPDMLFIWTPYIDELLAQLPFYCSVDRLLWSTSIPMIFFDMVEYHTTERVLRQFHRLQPIPREPRWVAIHYQRDDRARLDDIYMGWLEQQVHIWEEQRADRIPPSPIFTQHATIHMYASWYRRHTRLIIGNPIHVLGERYRPYAGRHEALASSQPIFEATTCFDEDTTDAYIQEVADGPTT is encoded by the exons atggaaTTTCCTCCGCCTGCGCATCCCGGACCTACCGAGGATCAGCTACTAGTGTTGCAGGGCAACCATAGGTCCTCCTTTGTATGGGAGGGACAACTATCGATGCAGCCTCTCCGCCCCAGGAGACCTGACGATTTGTGGGAGTTCATCGGGGAGCATCCTTTCCATGCCCGTGTAGTCGCGCGCCTACAGGTTACGGGCTTCTATATGATTTTTGAGCTTGGACGGATGcagcttgattggtctctcatcacggccttggtagagcggtggcgaccggagacacacacttttcacttgcccactggagaggccaccatcacgctggaggatgttcaggttttgtacgGGCTGCGCGTAGATGGACAGGCCGTAGCACTGCCCCAGTACATTAGATCCATGACGCGTGCACAATTTTTGGATATGATGGGCCATTTTACTGGTTATAGACCTCAGGGTGACGCTGGGGGTAGTCGCGTTGCTTTGTCAGTCATCAAAGATCATATGGCATTTTTGCACCCAGACATTACCGGCGAGACTGAGGATCTCCACATTGAGAGGTACACGCGATTGGCGCTGCTCCTGCTTTTCGggtgtgtcttgttcccgaacacttcgggaagtaaagtgagtatgcTCTTTCTCCATCATCTTCAGCAGTTAGATGGTTTACCCCAGTACAGTTGGGGTGTTGCTGTTCTCGCATACCTATATAGGAGCATGTGTCGGGCGAGCATGGGCCCAGCGGTGGACATATATGGTTTTCTGCCcctcctacag CGGATCatgccgttgcagccacctctaccaccacttGCGCCTGGTGAGGCTTATCCGTTTCTCCTTCTAGCTTCTAGGTGGATTCTCCGGTGTGGGAACTATCGAGGgaccgatgctcatcataatctcccccttatcAGGGATGTGCCAGATATGCTG ttcatctggacgccatacatCGACGAGTTGCTAGCTCAGCTGCCCTTTTATTGCTCAGTCGATCGATTGCTTTGGAGCACCTCCATCCCGATGATCTTCTTTGATATGGTTGAGTATCATACCACAGAGCGTGTGCTTCGCCAGTTTCACCGTCTCCAGCCTATACCGAGGGAGCCTAGATGGGTGGCTATACACTATCAGCGAGATGACCGTGCCAGGCTGGacgatatatatatgggatggctAGAGCAGCAGGTCCATATTTGGGAGGAGCAGCGAGCTGACCGTATTCCGCCATCACCTATATTTACCCAGCATGCCACTATTCATATGTATGCATCATGGTACCGCCGTCACACCCGACTGAttatcgggaaccccattcatgtacttggcgagcgctacagaccatacgccgggagacacgaggcactg GCATCATCCCAGCCCATCTTTGAGGCCACTACATGCTTTGATGAGGACACCACTGATGCGTATATTCAGGAG gttgctgacggcCCGACGACCTAA
- the LOC104220699 gene encoding cell wall protein RBR3 — translation MDLKLMKPLPKQLMLKDYLLDDLSSCSSSGFRSYPRRQCCTTVRFLLEIDLKNKYQPAPPPPYMKNAKSLLKTRPKPSPPSATVSAFQKASVAVINAVKHLPFAGARSPLSSSPSKKKKPMMKAIFPRSLSRKLKRSFWKRGDHKEIHWWTSFNRLDKEELKSPGFSPVITAITAGDSNSSMSVSVSESKSKSNSNSWSDSDFTASSENNSLQTSSGNSEVNSTETENDVVASKSLGTEKVINSKKVGATTGDDSPDSTVSSHGSTTNSPNKKKHWPNEEKEQFSPVSILDCPFGDEDEVSSPFQHRLARVEGTTKKLMKKIQRFECLTQLEPLNLEKRIVSSESESESPLTNTSETEVEEQEEDKQTVESKALDLVQELKASLPSNNMKLKAEKILLDFFKERILNASEHSEDLTRGDAFNNKLLQVAKDWINGKPIEVLLDWKVQENRMAYIRDIESRGEWKNTDLEKQEVILELEIEVFASLMNELLLDIIFS, via the exons ATGGATTTGAAATTGATGAAACCATTACCAAAACAATTGATGCTGAAAGATTACCTGTTAGATGACTTGAGTTCATGCTCATCGAGCGGTTTCCGATCATATCCTCGCCGGCAATGTTGCACTACAGTTCGATTTCTTCTCGAAATCGACTTAAAGAACAAGTATCAACCAGCACCGCCGCCGCCATACATGAAAAATGCAAAATCGTTACTCAAAACCCGGCCAAAACCATCGCCGCCGTCGGCGACGGTTTCTGCATTTCAGAAAGCGTCTGTGGCGGTGATCAACGCCGTGAAACACCTCCCGTTCGCCGGAGCGAGGTCTCCTCTGTCTTCTTCGccgtcgaagaagaagaagccgaTGATGAAGGCAATTTTTCCGAGGAGTTTGTCTCGGAAGCTGAAAAGAAGCTTCTGGAAGAGAGGCGATCACAAGGAGATCCACTGGTGGACGTCTTTCAACCGGTTAGATAAGGAAGAACTAAAATCGCCGGGTTTTTCTCCGGTTATAACTGCCATAACCGCCGGCGATTCAAATAGCTCAATGAGCGTGAGTGTGAGTGAGAGTAAAAGTAAAAGTAACAGTAACAGCTGGTCAGATAGTGATTTCACTGCTTCAAGTGAAAATAATTCACTGCAAACTTCAAGTGGTAACTCGGAGGTTAATTCGACGGAGACAGAAAACGACGTCGTCGCTTCGAAGAGCTTAGGAACAGAGAAGGTGATCAACAGCAAAAAAGTTGGCGCAACTACCGGTGATGATTCACCAGACTCAACTGTAAGCAGTCACGGTAGCACTACCAACTCTCCTAACAAAAAG AAACATTGGCCAAATGAGGAAAAAGAACAGTTTAGTCCAGTTTCTATACTGGATTGTCCATTTGGTGATGAAGACGAGGTTTCATCACCTTTCCAGCATAGATTAGCTCGTGTGGAAG GAACTACCAAAAAACTCATGAAGAAAATCCAAAGGTTTGAGTGTCTCACTCAACTAGAACCACTAAACTTAGAGAAAAGAATCGTTTCTTCAGAATCAGAGAGTGAATCCCCACTCACAAATACCTCAGAAACTGAAGTTGAGGAACAAGAAGAGGACAAACAGACAGTTGAAAGCAAAGCATTAGATTTGGTTCAAGAATTGAAAGCCTCATTGCCATCTAATAACATGAAACTAAAGGCAGAGAAAATACTGTTGGATTTCTTTAAGGAGAGGATTCTCAATGCCAGTGAACATTCAGAAGACCTAACAAGAGGTGATGCATTCAATAACAAGCTGTTGCAAGTAGCAAAAGATTGGATAAATGGGAAACCAATTGAGGTACTGTTAGATTGGAAGGTGCAAGAAAACAGGATGGCTTATATTCGAGACATTGAAAGCCGAGGCGAGTGGAAGAACACAGATTTAGAGAAGCAAGAAGTTATTTTGGAGTTGGAAATTGAAGTCTTTGCATCTTTGATGAATGAGCTCTTGCTTGATATCATCTTCAGCTAG